Proteins from one Mesoplodon densirostris isolate mMesDen1 chromosome 1, mMesDen1 primary haplotype, whole genome shotgun sequence genomic window:
- the C1H4orf19 gene encoding uncharacterized protein C4orf19 homolog: MGCRCCKMLQSYLFDPVQVPSPGYVNEVNSCKLDEDDAVKLKGKQSLEVLVHKDDPPSESSKRTASRTQTAAPQEPCGPPQGPLLPGDTAGGPCAEKTGGAVNGLGPAAQLAGDPGCPQGDRGSWASATNKGHTTRPFLEGGSARQPDCVLLASGETRVIGNGDSSTSCAAGHPAWEVPDHVLHIPAPDYPPLWGSADDDADHVDREEKDCLFKSHTEEQPRQGAHPGAGERGFNMPFSVKRSWDSLNEAVATEVLSVYFKEEDPAQDVPVVDSRNGWEETQGSPGDASGEMADEDAEVAEALAALEAATAGEDVDEAE, from the exons ATGGGGTGCAGGTGCTGTAAAATGCTACAAAG CTATCTCTTCGATCCAGTTCAAGTGCCCTCCCCTGGTTACGTCAACGAAGTAAACAGCTGCAAGTTAGATGAAGACGATGCCGTTAAGTTAAAAGGCAAACAGAGCCTCGAAGTGTTGGTACACAAGGATGACCCTCCGAGCGAGAGCTCCAAGAGGACCGCGAGCAGGACCCAAACGGCTGCTCCGCAGGAGCCCTGCGGGCCGCCCCAAGGACCGCTTCTCCCGGGGGACACGGCGGGGGGACCCTGCGCTGAGAAGACTGGCGGGGCCGTCAATGGCCTCGGCCCCGCTGCGCAGCTCGCTGGCGATCCCGGGTGCCCCCAGGGGGACAGGGGCTCCTGGGCCAGTGCCACAAACAAGGGTCACACGACTCGGCCCTTCCTTGAAGGAGGAAGTGCCAGGCAACCGGACTGCGTGCTGCTGGCTTCAGGAGAGACCCGTGTCATCGGAAATGGCGACTCCAGCACGTCTTGCGCGGCAGGGCACCCCGCCTGGGAAGTCCCAGACCACGTCCTCCACATACCCGCCCCGGATTACCCTCCGCTGTGGGGCTCAGCCGACGACGACGCTGATCACGTTGATCGCGAAGAAAAGGACTGCCTTTTCAAGAGTCACACGGAGGAGCAGCCCCGGCAGGGCGCTCACCCCGGGGCGGGGGAGCGTGGTTTCAATATGCCCTTCTCGGTGAAGAGGAGCTGGGATTCGTTAAACGAGGCCGTGGCAACTGAAGTTCTAAGTGTGTACTTTAAAGAAGAGGATCCTGCTCAGGACGTGCCTGTGGTCGATTCGAGAAACGGGTGGGAGGAGACCCAGGGCTCCCCTGGAGATGCGAGTGGGGAGATGGCGGATGAGGACGCGGAGGTGGCCGAAGCCCTGGCCGCTTTAGAGGCAGCTACTGCGGGAGAAGATGTGGATGAGGCAGAGTAG